The following are encoded together in the Nitrospira sp. genome:
- a CDS encoding glycosyltransferase gives MPAKVMLLAVGLGVGGTETHIMELASRLDRVRFTVTVCTLKPDGPLAQELRVRGVKVVSLDGTGKLDIRVLLRLLKLLRTERPDVVQAFLFWANVAARVCRHILRTFPVISSYHDEIVTEGKVVRFLDRFTLKWTDAIVCCSQAVSRSVVAHIGGAVDQHAIIPFGVDISRFASATALGRQELGLQRDGIVLGTVCRLVEPKKGLRVLLEALAQLKGDERIPLFQLLLVGDGPARSMLEYLRDHLGLSRQVVFTGLRRDLPRIFSAVDVFVLPSRYEGFGIAILEAMAAGKPVIATTVGGIPEFVRTGESGLLVSPDDSAALATAIGTLLSDPARAEAMGRNGRGHVQKLYSIESVVKRHEDLYVRCLSSFSSVPSPSPVSI, from the coding sequence ATGCCTGCTAAGGTGATGCTGCTGGCGGTTGGGTTGGGAGTTGGCGGAACCGAAACACATATTATGGAGTTAGCCTCACGACTCGATCGCGTACGGTTTACGGTGACGGTCTGTACTCTCAAACCAGATGGCCCCCTCGCTCAGGAACTTCGAGTGAGGGGAGTCAAGGTCGTCTCTTTGGATGGTACGGGCAAACTCGATATTCGTGTCCTTCTTAGATTGCTCAAGCTACTTCGAACAGAACGGCCTGACGTGGTGCAGGCTTTCCTCTTCTGGGCAAATGTAGCCGCCCGCGTATGCAGACATATCTTACGCACGTTTCCTGTGATTTCATCCTATCATGATGAGATTGTGACCGAGGGGAAGGTTGTTCGCTTTCTCGATCGTTTCACTCTGAAGTGGACCGATGCCATCGTGTGCTGTTCACAGGCTGTGAGTCGGTCAGTTGTGGCTCATATTGGTGGTGCTGTCGATCAGCATGCTATCATTCCCTTCGGCGTAGATATAAGCCGGTTTGCCTCTGCCACGGCTCTAGGGCGACAAGAGTTGGGGCTCCAACGCGATGGAATCGTGCTCGGGACCGTGTGTCGTTTGGTGGAACCCAAGAAGGGACTGCGTGTTCTGCTGGAAGCCTTAGCACAGCTGAAGGGTGACGAAAGGATTCCGCTGTTTCAACTGCTCCTCGTGGGAGATGGACCGGCAAGAAGTATGCTTGAATACCTACGTGATCATCTTGGGCTCTCACGCCAGGTCGTATTCACCGGGTTGAGACGTGATCTTCCACGTATTTTTTCAGCGGTGGATGTGTTTGTGTTGCCGTCGCGCTACGAGGGGTTTGGGATTGCTATTCTTGAAGCCATGGCGGCCGGAAAGCCTGTTATCGCGACGACTGTTGGAGGCATACCAGAATTTGTCAGGACTGGGGAATCAGGTCTATTGGTCTCTCCAGACGATTCAGCCGCATTGGCTACAGCGATAGGTACACTATTGTCTGACCCTGCACGTGCAGAAGCCATGGGTCGGAATGGTCGGGGCCACGTGCAGAAGCTGTACTCTATCGAGTCGGTGGTCAAACGACATGAAGATTTATACGTGCGCTGCCTGTCGAGCTTCTCATCGGTGCCTTCGCCCTCTCCCGTAAGCATCTAA
- a CDS encoding glycosyltransferase, translating into MRILQISTYEKGGGAEAIAWQLFDQYRQRGHHSLLAVGEKSSDDPQVIPLSHVEQEKAVNASLIHLDNWLAPYEGRIRGVWRMRHWLQTYVAQPNNWWQARLGRENFNFPESWRLFDLMQDRPDILHCHNLHGGWLPRGGYFDLSALPWLSREIPTVMTLHDTWMLSGHCAYTLGCDRWKTGCGHCPDLSIYPAIARDATAANWKRKRDIYRESRVYVATPSRWLMRQVEQSILAPAVVEGRVIPNGVDSTVYKPGSRQQAREALGLSQQDMMLLFVANAARSNVFKDYRTIEQCARQVAAQYSNSRITVIVLGDQGDPILYKNGGIQFVPFQRDKRITAQYYQATDVYVHAAKSDTFPNTVLEALACGRPVVATAIDGIPEQIEEGRSGFLVSAGDADAMTGRVIQLLSNEPLRTSMGTTAAAIASRSFGIHRQVQSYLGWYEQILSSSQLSGRNAHAC; encoded by the coding sequence ATGAGAATCCTCCAGATCAGTACATATGAAAAAGGAGGAGGCGCCGAAGCGATTGCTTGGCAGCTCTTCGACCAGTACCGGCAACGAGGGCATCACTCCCTGCTGGCGGTCGGTGAGAAGTCTAGTGATGACCCTCAGGTAATTCCCTTGTCCCATGTGGAACAAGAGAAGGCCGTGAACGCATCGCTGATCCATCTTGACAACTGGCTTGCTCCGTATGAAGGGCGGATTCGCGGAGTATGGCGCATGCGACATTGGCTACAGACCTACGTTGCTCAACCCAACAATTGGTGGCAGGCCAGGCTGGGTAGAGAGAACTTCAACTTTCCGGAGTCCTGGAGACTCTTCGATCTCATGCAAGACCGCCCGGATATCCTCCATTGTCATAACCTGCACGGAGGCTGGTTGCCGCGTGGAGGCTATTTTGATCTCAGTGCGCTACCCTGGTTGAGCCGGGAGATCCCTACGGTCATGACCTTGCATGACACATGGATGTTGAGCGGGCATTGTGCGTACACATTGGGCTGTGATCGGTGGAAGACCGGCTGTGGCCATTGCCCTGATCTTTCGATCTATCCGGCGATTGCGCGGGATGCGACTGCCGCGAATTGGAAACGGAAACGGGACATCTATAGGGAGAGCCGTGTGTATGTCGCTACACCTTCCCGGTGGCTGATGCGGCAGGTCGAACAATCCATATTGGCGCCGGCAGTCGTAGAAGGGCGCGTCATCCCAAACGGTGTGGACTCAACAGTCTACAAGCCAGGCTCAAGGCAGCAGGCGAGAGAGGCGCTGGGCCTGTCTCAGCAGGACATGATGCTGCTCTTCGTGGCCAACGCCGCCAGGAGCAATGTGTTCAAGGACTATCGGACGATCGAGCAATGTGCTCGGCAGGTGGCCGCTCAGTACTCGAACAGCCGTATTACCGTGATTGTGTTGGGGGACCAGGGCGATCCGATCCTGTACAAAAACGGCGGGATCCAGTTCGTGCCGTTTCAACGAGACAAGCGGATCACCGCCCAGTATTACCAGGCGACTGATGTCTACGTGCATGCCGCCAAATCCGACACCTTCCCCAACACCGTATTGGAAGCGTTAGCCTGCGGCCGTCCGGTAGTCGCAACCGCAATCGACGGCATACCGGAACAAATTGAAGAGGGCCGTTCGGGTTTCCTTGTATCTGCCGGTGATGCGGACGCCATGACCGGTCGTGTGATCCAACTTCTTTCGAACGAACCGTTACGGACCTCAATGGGAACAACTGCAGCAGCAATCGCATCACGTTCGTTCGGTATTCATCGGCAAGTGCAATCGTATTTGGGTTGGTACGAGCAGATCCTCTCCTCCTCACAACTGAGTGGTAGAAACGCTCATGCCTGCTAA
- a CDS encoding methyltransferase domain-containing protein, which yields MSPVLVNIGCGSVWHPDWINLDVRPHSPSVQTWDVGNGLPFENGQVDVCYASHVLEHFTQEKAKRLLLECHRVLCPGGIIRLAVPDLEGIVREYLRVLARAEAGKPRATEEYEWITLELLDQLVRDTSGGEMERYLRTQARNNTKYVIGRIGVGAMTYMEPGRHSSLSSESSRCGGLSIMSRIVRTIRSLVPELKGYLINGDHEALRIGRFRLSGECHQWMYDRFSLGQLITQCGFSDAQVCHAHDSRIGQFASFGLEVTDGKVRKPDSLFMEAIKPAGKCWDWSTHTPC from the coding sequence GTGTCTCCTGTGTTAGTCAATATCGGTTGCGGCTCGGTGTGGCATCCCGATTGGATCAATCTGGATGTGCGTCCGCACAGTCCATCGGTACAAACATGGGATGTAGGGAATGGACTGCCATTCGAGAATGGGCAAGTTGATGTGTGCTATGCATCACATGTACTCGAACATTTCACACAGGAGAAGGCCAAGCGGCTGTTACTGGAATGCCACCGAGTTCTTTGTCCTGGCGGCATCATCCGACTGGCCGTTCCGGACCTTGAAGGAATCGTCCGTGAATACCTTCGGGTCCTTGCGAGAGCTGAGGCGGGAAAACCACGGGCAACAGAAGAATATGAATGGATCACACTCGAACTACTTGATCAACTAGTACGAGACACGTCTGGAGGGGAGATGGAGCGGTATCTGCGTACCCAAGCCCGCAACAATACCAAGTATGTGATTGGAAGGATTGGGGTAGGAGCGATGACCTATATGGAACCGGGACGTCACTCATCCCTTAGCTCAGAATCCAGTCGTTGCGGTGGCCTCTCAATCATGTCGAGAATAGTTCGGACTATACGATCTCTTGTGCCTGAACTCAAGGGATACTTGATCAACGGTGATCACGAGGCCTTGCGTATCGGCCGTTTTCGACTGTCTGGGGAATGCCACCAGTGGATGTATGATCGGTTTTCCTTAGGGCAATTGATCACACAATGCGGATTTTCTGACGCACAGGTGTGCCACGCACATGATAGTCGGATAGGACAGTTCGCTTCGTTTGGCCTGGAGGTAACAGACGGGAAGGTGAGAAAACCTGACTCCCTCTTTATGGAAGCCATCAAGCCAGCGGGGAAATGTTGGGATTGGTCTACTCATACGCCATGTTGA
- a CDS encoding class I SAM-dependent methyltransferase, whose amino-acid sequence MNRKVLALAKVFAPLQGLAERWQLMNQGTPTDAPNIAVTAEEGQDSETIAFVRPYTMTSPERIRALCSAVRYVEDAAIDGAIVECGVWRGGSMMAVARTLMRRGAASRELYLFDTFEGMTEPGPQDVSLAGESARKLLMQSSKTEHDMVWCYAPIERVTQALSLTQYPEGRIHLIPGRVEETLAQSAPDRIAILRLDTDWYQSTQHEMEVLYPRMSRGGVLIVDDYGHWQGARRAIDEYMTKYRIRMLLHPIDYTGRIGVKVFE is encoded by the coding sequence ATGAATCGGAAAGTTCTCGCATTGGCCAAAGTGTTTGCTCCCCTTCAGGGGTTAGCCGAGCGGTGGCAGTTGATGAACCAGGGAACCCCCACTGATGCGCCGAACATCGCCGTCACGGCCGAAGAAGGTCAAGACAGCGAGACGATCGCTTTTGTCCGCCCATACACGATGACTTCCCCTGAACGCATTCGGGCACTCTGCTCAGCCGTTCGCTACGTCGAAGACGCGGCAATTGACGGCGCAATCGTCGAATGTGGGGTATGGCGAGGCGGTAGCATGATGGCCGTTGCAAGAACGTTGATGCGTCGTGGGGCCGCGAGTCGCGAACTCTATTTGTTTGATACCTTCGAGGGAATGACGGAACCGGGCCCCCAAGACGTCTCCCTGGCAGGTGAGTCAGCACGCAAACTATTGATGCAATCCAGTAAGACAGAACATGACATGGTTTGGTGTTACGCACCGATCGAACGGGTTACTCAAGCGCTCTCGCTGACACAGTATCCAGAAGGCCGTATCCACCTTATACCGGGCCGGGTGGAAGAGACGTTGGCGCAGTCCGCTCCCGATCGAATCGCGATTTTGCGGTTGGACACCGATTGGTATCAATCAACTCAGCATGAAATGGAAGTGCTGTATCCGCGGATGAGTCGGGGAGGTGTCTTGATTGTCGACGACTATGGCCACTGGCAGGGGGCGCGTCGGGCTATCGACGAATATATGACTAAGTATCGGATCAGGATGTTGCTTCACCCCATCGACTATACCGGCCGTATCGGTGTGAAAGTGTTTGAGTAG
- a CDS encoding glycosyltransferase: MAIAPIALFAYNRPAHLQRTLYALQANTLARESMLYVFSDGPKGSHDADAVRAVREVAGCAEGFSKIVVQEREKNLGLAQSVISGVTELANKHGRVIVLEDDLVVAPGFLSFMNQALERYHAEPRVMQISGYMFPVKDLSRLNSTFFSRIPTSWGWATWNRAWNRLERDSSKLLAGLVDETQRTAFNVDGAYPYFEHLALQAEGKLDVWGVRWYASMFAANGLCLYPSRSLVQNIGIDGSGVHCSSSQYFNVMLSTLESWDYPDAVTESAIARELIRSFLAGLRSEQKISTIVELTSRLRMVAGRIKRSISSAVQRAG, from the coding sequence ATGGCTATCGCACCGATCGCCCTCTTTGCGTACAACCGCCCGGCACATTTGCAGCGCACTTTATATGCACTTCAAGCGAACACACTCGCTCGAGAAAGTATGCTCTATGTGTTTAGTGACGGGCCAAAAGGATCTCATGATGCGGATGCCGTAAGAGCGGTTCGGGAGGTTGCAGGATGTGCTGAGGGTTTTTCAAAGATCGTCGTGCAGGAGCGGGAAAAGAATCTCGGATTGGCACAGTCTGTTATCTCCGGCGTAACTGAGTTGGCGAATAAACACGGACGTGTGATCGTCCTGGAAGATGACCTGGTTGTCGCGCCGGGATTCTTATCGTTCATGAACCAAGCCTTGGAGCGATACCATGCGGAGCCACGAGTGATGCAGATTTCCGGCTACATGTTTCCGGTAAAAGATCTTAGTCGACTCAATTCAACATTTTTTAGTCGCATCCCCACAAGTTGGGGGTGGGCGACATGGAATCGGGCGTGGAACCGGCTGGAACGAGATTCTTCCAAGCTACTGGCCGGCCTGGTCGACGAAACCCAGCGAACGGCCTTCAACGTCGATGGAGCCTATCCCTACTTCGAACACTTGGCCCTCCAAGCCGAAGGAAAGTTGGATGTGTGGGGCGTTCGTTGGTATGCCAGCATGTTCGCCGCCAATGGACTCTGTCTCTACCCAAGTCGGTCACTGGTCCAAAACATCGGGATAGATGGAAGCGGCGTACATTGCAGCTCCTCGCAGTATTTTAACGTCATGTTAAGTACGTTGGAGTCCTGGGACTATCCGGACGCTGTCACCGAGTCTGCGATAGCGCGAGAATTGATCCGCTCGTTTCTCGCTGGGCTGAGAAGCGAACAAAAGATCAGCACGATAGTAGAATTGACTTCTCGCCTCCGCATGGTGGCGGGTAGAATAAAGCGATCAATCTCCTCAGCGGTTCAACGCGCCGGGTAA
- a CDS encoding glycosyltransferase, translating into MSSSSLKISIVTPSFNQAQFIEETIESVLSQRDSNLEYVIVDGGSTDGSVNIIRRHAERLTHWMSQPDNGQYDAINKGFVKTTGEIMAWINSDDKYTPWAFSIVRELFTKFPQIEWLTTVQPLSWNAHGQLTSINFSGGFNRASFLKGGNLPTAGSYGRRFIQQESTFWRRSLWERTGGRLDTSLQLAADFELWARFYRHADLYGVMAPLAGFRAHGNQKSVRQVDHYMEEAQRTLAQYGGRPCRGFEALVRGLAWKVGRHLSLATLPRWIRVAGRYSGLTFPTQVVVWDGTEWRIISGFVV; encoded by the coding sequence GTGAGCTCATCATCGCTGAAAATATCCATCGTCACGCCGTCGTTTAATCAAGCTCAGTTTATTGAAGAGACGATCGAGTCCGTGCTATCGCAGCGGGATTCCAACCTCGAGTATGTGATCGTCGACGGAGGTTCGACCGACGGCAGTGTCAATATTATCCGACGTCATGCCGAACGCTTGACCCACTGGATGAGCCAGCCTGACAATGGACAATACGATGCCATCAACAAGGGGTTTGTGAAGACAACCGGCGAAATCATGGCGTGGATCAACAGCGATGACAAGTACACCCCGTGGGCATTTTCGATTGTCCGCGAGCTCTTCACGAAGTTTCCCCAGATCGAGTGGCTGACGACTGTTCAGCCGCTCAGCTGGAATGCTCACGGCCAGTTGACGTCGATTAATTTCAGCGGCGGATTCAATCGGGCATCATTCCTCAAAGGCGGGAATCTCCCGACAGCAGGATCTTACGGCAGACGTTTCATCCAACAAGAGTCGACGTTCTGGCGGCGCTCGCTCTGGGAACGTACGGGAGGAAGGCTTGATACCTCGCTGCAACTGGCAGCGGACTTTGAATTGTGGGCCAGGTTCTATCGCCACGCCGACCTCTATGGTGTCATGGCCCCATTGGCAGGATTCCGGGCCCATGGAAATCAAAAATCGGTACGACAGGTTGATCACTATATGGAGGAAGCTCAGCGCACGCTCGCTCAATACGGCGGCAGGCCCTGCCGAGGATTCGAGGCGCTGGTGAGGGGACTGGCGTGGAAAGTCGGCCGCCATCTGTCGCTCGCGACGTTACCACGATGGATTAGGGTCGCCGGCCGGTATTCTGGTCTGACGTTCCCCACCCAGGTCGTGGTCTGGGATGGGACGGAATGGAGAATCATTTCAGGCTTCGTGGTTTGA
- a CDS encoding class I SAM-dependent methyltransferase, translated as MPTLRWLQEEFNYGYDSGNILSLVPGRTRWSEEQRSGGSYRRVFRQAIQPHLRPDSKVLELGPGKGSWSRAILRFIPHGELHTVDFQDVTQWLVPNARSGQLICHRVHDNSFQGVPDGYFDLFWSFGVLCHNEQDSILEILRTARRKMKPGAVSIHQYGNWVKLERFGWTKGGVPEAFKSQHDRDIWWPRNDQQSMVKIATEAGWEVQCADLDLLQRDSLILLRNS; from the coding sequence ATGCCTACTTTGCGTTGGTTGCAGGAGGAATTTAATTATGGATACGACAGCGGCAACATCCTCTCTTTGGTCCCAGGGAGGACTAGATGGTCCGAGGAGCAGAGAAGCGGGGGATCCTATCGGCGAGTCTTCAGACAGGCCATTCAGCCACACCTACGTCCTGACTCGAAGGTACTCGAATTAGGGCCTGGTAAAGGATCGTGGTCCCGTGCAATTTTGAGGTTCATTCCACATGGCGAGTTGCACACCGTCGATTTTCAGGACGTCACTCAGTGGCTAGTGCCGAATGCCCGTTCTGGACAGTTGATCTGCCATCGAGTTCATGACAATTCCTTCCAGGGGGTGCCGGACGGGTACTTCGATCTGTTCTGGTCGTTCGGCGTGCTCTGCCATAATGAACAAGATTCCATCTTGGAGATTCTCCGTACCGCTCGGCGCAAGATGAAGCCAGGAGCGGTATCAATTCATCAATATGGCAATTGGGTCAAGTTGGAGCGGTTCGGCTGGACCAAGGGCGGGGTTCCCGAGGCTTTCAAATCACAGCACGACAGAGATATCTGGTGGCCACGCAATGATCAACAGAGCATGGTGAAGATCGCGACCGAAGCGGGTTGGGAAGTGCAGTGTGCCGATCTGGACCTTCTACAACGTGACTCCCTCATTCTACTACGCAATTCATAG
- a CDS encoding NTP transferase domain-containing protein: MQIIVPMSGFGERFRQAGYTIPKPLIEIEGKPIIAHVIDMFPGETHFLFICNDEHLREPSFQIKEVLNTHCPTGKVIGISSHKRGPVHAVLQAAKEVDHSGPVIVNYCDFSCYWHWNHFISYVKATRCDGAIPAYKGFHPHSLGNTNYAYLKEYQGWVQDIQEKRPFTENRLEEYASSGTYYFSSGALMLEACRTVIADELQVGGEYYISMAYRHLLENRCKVAIYELQHFMQWGTPEDLEEYSMWSNAFRQLVDPAYASHLTVGGATLVPMAGLGERFRQAGYTTPKPLISVSGKPMVVQATSDLPKTARHVFVLRRDMPGSKEVAEILKAQFPNAHSILLDGPTDGQARTAFLGWDIAYRNVLDDETVTIAACDNGMLYRNSRLMDLLDDPATDVIVWVAKKYPNAVRYPHMYGWVDIDDTSSVVRNVSVKNPLNHPAQDAIITGTFTFRRALYFRQVVTRMIDRNARVNGEFYLDVAIEDALALGLRVRAFAIDSYIGWGTPTELQTFQYWQSCFHKWSTHPYRLEHDLHVAGEARPMLSEFYAERCPALPESCALDRRAA; the protein is encoded by the coding sequence ATGCAGATTATTGTTCCCATGTCAGGCTTCGGTGAACGCTTTCGTCAAGCGGGATACACCATTCCTAAGCCACTGATCGAAATCGAAGGAAAACCGATTATCGCTCATGTGATCGACATGTTCCCTGGAGAAACACATTTTCTCTTTATCTGTAACGACGAGCATCTGCGTGAGCCCTCGTTTCAAATCAAGGAAGTTCTGAATACACACTGCCCGACTGGTAAGGTTATCGGTATCTCTTCCCATAAACGTGGTCCCGTTCATGCGGTCCTCCAAGCCGCGAAAGAAGTTGATCACAGCGGTCCGGTAATCGTGAACTACTGTGATTTCTCATGCTATTGGCATTGGAACCATTTCATTTCATATGTGAAGGCCACGCGGTGCGATGGTGCTATTCCTGCCTATAAAGGGTTTCATCCCCACTCACTCGGCAATACGAATTATGCCTATCTGAAGGAGTATCAAGGCTGGGTTCAAGACATCCAAGAAAAGCGGCCGTTCACAGAGAATCGCCTAGAAGAATATGCGTCGAGCGGAACGTACTACTTTTCCAGTGGGGCGCTCATGCTGGAAGCGTGTCGAACTGTTATCGCTGACGAGTTGCAGGTCGGCGGTGAGTATTACATCAGTATGGCCTACAGGCATTTATTGGAGAACCGATGCAAGGTCGCGATCTATGAGCTACAACATTTCATGCAATGGGGAACACCCGAAGACCTTGAGGAATATTCGATGTGGTCGAATGCATTTCGCCAGCTTGTCGATCCTGCTTATGCAAGTCACCTGACTGTCGGAGGAGCAACGCTGGTTCCCATGGCAGGGTTGGGAGAGCGGTTTCGACAAGCTGGCTACACGACGCCAAAACCACTGATTTCTGTCTCCGGCAAACCGATGGTCGTGCAGGCAACATCGGATCTCCCGAAAACCGCTCGCCACGTCTTCGTTCTTCGAAGGGACATGCCAGGGAGCAAGGAGGTAGCCGAAATCCTCAAGGCGCAGTTTCCAAATGCTCACTCCATTTTGTTGGATGGCCCGACCGATGGGCAGGCAAGAACAGCTTTCTTGGGATGGGATATCGCGTACAGGAATGTGCTGGACGACGAGACGGTAACCATTGCCGCCTGCGATAACGGGATGCTCTATCGGAACAGCCGACTCATGGACCTGTTGGATGATCCGGCAACCGATGTGATCGTGTGGGTGGCTAAGAAATATCCCAACGCTGTTCGATACCCTCATATGTATGGGTGGGTTGACATCGATGACACAAGTAGTGTGGTGCGGAACGTGTCTGTAAAAAATCCGCTCAACCATCCGGCACAGGACGCCATCATCACAGGTACGTTCACCTTCCGGCGCGCCCTGTATTTTCGCCAAGTGGTCACACGGATGATCGACCGGAATGCCAGGGTGAACGGAGAATTCTACTTGGATGTCGCCATCGAAGACGCACTCGCCTTGGGGCTACGGGTTCGGGCATTCGCAATCGACAGCTACATCGGCTGGGGAACGCCAACAGAACTTCAGACGTTTCAGTATTGGCAATCATGTTTCCATAAGTGGTCGACGCACCCCTACCGCCTGGAACACGACCTGCATGTGGCAGGAGAAGCGCGCCCCATGCTCTCTGAGTTTTACGCAGAACGCTGTCCTGCTCTGCCTGAGTCCTGTGCGCTCGATCGCAGGGCTGCCTAG
- a CDS encoding FkbM family methyltransferase, which yields MLKSIIRRIVRSLGYEVRRRASTASSVKGLERTSLEGSLTQVRDTGVAPATVIDVGAAIGSFSRQCHEIFPNAQYLLIEPLNEYVSCLDKTVKAIPRASYEIAVASSCDNPVTINVHPDLVGSSLYRETESGTDVNGFPRVVNAITLDRLVKERDAHPPYFIKIDVQGAELDVLRGGEATLCGAELVLLEVSLFQFFKEGPLFFDVVTYMKSKGFVPHDILGLQYRPLDHALSQVDIVFVPENGPLRRFHYYATPEQRLQQNREFRSHLQQILALDQVS from the coding sequence ATGTTGAAATCAATCATTCGACGCATCGTTCGATCATTGGGATATGAAGTTCGTAGACGAGCCTCGACGGCTTCCAGCGTCAAAGGACTGGAACGCACATCACTCGAAGGGAGCTTAACACAGGTTCGAGATACGGGGGTGGCGCCGGCAACGGTCATTGATGTGGGAGCAGCTATCGGGAGTTTTTCTCGCCAATGCCACGAGATTTTTCCCAACGCTCAGTATCTACTCATCGAACCACTCAATGAGTATGTGTCATGCTTGGACAAAACAGTCAAAGCAATTCCCAGAGCGAGCTATGAGATTGCCGTTGCCTCGTCCTGCGACAATCCGGTGACGATCAATGTACACCCAGATCTTGTTGGATCATCTCTGTACCGGGAGACAGAGAGCGGAACAGATGTGAACGGATTTCCCCGTGTTGTGAACGCGATCACCCTCGATCGGTTGGTCAAAGAGCGTGATGCGCATCCTCCCTATTTTATAAAAATCGACGTGCAGGGCGCCGAACTGGACGTCTTGAGGGGAGGCGAAGCAACCCTGTGTGGAGCTGAGCTCGTTCTCCTAGAAGTCTCACTCTTTCAGTTTTTCAAAGAAGGCCCACTATTTTTCGACGTCGTCACTTATATGAAATCCAAGGGGTTCGTTCCCCATGACATTCTGGGACTTCAGTATCGCCCATTGGATCACGCATTATCTCAAGTCGATATCGTGTTTGTGCCGGAGAACGGCCCGTTACGGCGATTCCATTACTACGCCACGCCTGAACAACGGCTACAACAGAATCGTGAGTTTCGATCTCATCTCCAACAAATCTTGGCACTCGATCAAGTCTCGTGA